From Rhodoferax sp. AJA081-3, the proteins below share one genomic window:
- a CDS encoding serine/threonine-protein kinase gives MRVHPTDLKRRFALFDEVADLPPAERVAWMSALQAREPEHAAALQAMLDELDQSAAHPEQAASLVGVSARAFEAQVDAAAAPDAGPSVDSGDVVGPWQLERKIGEGGMGAVWLAARRDGHFEGQAAIKFLRTGLGKTDLVDRFLRERRLLARLTHPGIARLLDAGAHQGEPYLVMEYIDGQPINQWACAHAPRVADRVALLLKVCRATEYAHSQLVVHRDIKPSNVVVGTSGEPSLLDFGIAKLIDDADAQGLSTALTHLTGRGFTLGYCAPEQITGEPAGVAADVFSLGVVLYELLSGVLPFAGEGRAALEHAIVHTTAPTLGKALATPNPAQPVDATLARGDLEAIAAKALRKKPADRYPSVGALAADLERWLQHLPVHARRGNWRYTSGLWLRRNRAVAAVTAVAFVAVGAGLVAALSQAQRANQAAQFAEQQRLSAQDARTRAEQATAQTAQALARSEEAKAAETRARVDAVGSAALAENSGKLAVQEATKAKAVSQFLVTLFESADPERTRGEKLLVRDVLDAGASKLSREFANDPATLGELQGVLGRTYGSLSQPQRAIDLLTQSAAASAKHKGMQSLEYARLALALANAEMDAEKYPESEKHFREALPAISRADGATSDTVVLARCHLAYAMQKQGKFAEAEAIMMPLRAEVIAASGTTGWMYVEVENSRAVAAGAQGNFAKELEILLGIEHLLAQPPPGKMTDALTIRGNVAVSLARAGKFDQAMPRLQKVGADQATHLGPDAERTLQTRYFLGEISRQSGQYQACANQYELLAQARQRTSGNQHVQTADAMARAALCYQFAGEPAQAAAWLEKAKQGLPASDTPPQRTVLRTLGILALLELDTQGQAQQALARSQALVDALKLPAETPEAFVLAASVANADLQAGNLPQALQRMEALSTSPLYTRLYMPRALHAYLLALAGQTERARTLVDQARSTLAMRYPGGHPASATLDYVQALATPQADTGLALAQLTRAAGRTPRLPLSPGWLGF, from the coding sequence ATGCGCGTACATCCCACCGATTTGAAGCGACGATTCGCGTTGTTTGACGAAGTTGCCGATCTGCCGCCCGCTGAGCGTGTGGCATGGATGTCGGCACTGCAAGCCCGTGAACCAGAACATGCAGCCGCCCTGCAGGCCATGCTTGACGAGCTGGACCAGTCGGCAGCCCACCCTGAACAGGCCGCCAGCCTGGTCGGCGTCAGCGCCCGTGCATTCGAGGCGCAGGTGGATGCGGCCGCAGCCCCGGATGCGGGCCCCAGCGTGGACAGCGGCGATGTGGTCGGCCCCTGGCAGCTGGAGCGCAAGATAGGCGAGGGTGGCATGGGCGCCGTGTGGCTGGCGGCCCGGCGTGACGGGCATTTTGAAGGCCAGGCCGCCATCAAATTCCTGCGCACCGGCCTGGGCAAGACCGACCTGGTGGACCGCTTCCTGCGCGAGCGCCGCCTGCTCGCGCGCCTCACCCACCCCGGCATTGCGCGCCTGCTGGACGCCGGTGCCCACCAGGGCGAGCCCTACCTGGTGATGGAATACATCGACGGCCAACCCATCAACCAATGGGCATGCGCCCACGCGCCCCGGGTGGCGGACCGGGTTGCGTTGTTGCTCAAGGTATGCCGCGCCACGGAATACGCGCACAGCCAGTTGGTGGTGCACCGCGACATCAAACCGTCCAACGTGGTGGTGGGCACATCGGGTGAACCATCACTGCTGGATTTCGGCATTGCCAAGCTCATCGACGACGCGGATGCGCAGGGCCTGTCCACCGCCCTTACGCACCTGACCGGGCGGGGTTTTACGCTAGGCTATTGCGCGCCGGAGCAGATCACCGGCGAGCCTGCAGGCGTGGCAGCCGACGTGTTTTCTCTGGGCGTCGTGCTGTATGAATTGCTGTCCGGTGTGCTGCCGTTTGCGGGTGAAGGCCGCGCGGCGCTGGAGCACGCCATTGTGCACACCACGGCACCAACGCTGGGCAAAGCGTTGGCCACGCCCAACCCGGCACAGCCCGTCGATGCAACATTGGCGCGGGGCGATCTGGAAGCCATTGCGGCAAAGGCCTTGCGCAAGAAACCCGCCGACCGATACCCATCAGTCGGCGCGCTCGCCGCCGATCTGGAGCGGTGGTTGCAGCACCTGCCCGTGCACGCCCGCAGGGGCAACTGGCGCTACACATCGGGCCTGTGGCTGCGGCGCAACCGCGCGGTAGCCGCTGTAACGGCGGTGGCCTTTGTAGCTGTAGGTGCTGGCCTGGTCGCTGCACTGTCGCAGGCACAGCGGGCCAACCAGGCCGCACAGTTCGCCGAACAGCAGCGCCTGTCTGCACAGGATGCACGCACCCGTGCCGAACAGGCCACAGCACAAACTGCGCAGGCGCTGGCTCGCAGCGAAGAAGCCAAGGCCGCAGAAACGCGCGCGCGGGTGGATGCGGTAGGCAGTGCTGCATTGGCTGAAAACTCTGGGAAGCTTGCGGTACAGGAAGCGACCAAGGCCAAAGCGGTGAGCCAGTTCCTGGTCACGTTGTTTGAATCAGCGGACCCCGAGCGCACCCGTGGCGAAAAACTGCTGGTCAGGGACGTATTGGACGCCGGGGCAAGCAAGCTCAGCCGCGAGTTTGCGAATGACCCCGCCACGCTGGGTGAGCTCCAAGGCGTATTGGGGCGAACCTATGGATCCTTGTCGCAACCCCAGCGCGCGATTGACCTGCTGACCCAGAGCGCTGCCGCCAGCGCAAAACACAAGGGCATGCAATCCCTGGAGTATGCGCGCCTGGCGCTCGCATTGGCCAACGCCGAAATGGATGCCGAAAAGTACCCTGAGTCAGAGAAACACTTCCGTGAGGCGCTGCCAGCCATCAGCCGTGCTGACGGAGCGACATCCGATACGGTCGTCCTCGCGCGCTGCCACCTCGCCTACGCAATGCAGAAGCAGGGAAAATTTGCAGAAGCAGAAGCCATCATGATGCCCTTGCGTGCCGAAGTGATCGCGGCAAGTGGTACCACGGGGTGGATGTATGTCGAGGTGGAAAACAGCAGGGCCGTGGCTGCCGGCGCGCAGGGCAATTTCGCCAAGGAACTGGAAATACTGCTGGGCATCGAACACCTTCTGGCCCAGCCCCCACCCGGAAAAATGACGGACGCCCTGACCATCCGCGGTAATGTGGCGGTCAGTCTGGCCCGTGCCGGAAAATTTGACCAGGCGATGCCCCGGCTGCAAAAGGTGGGCGCAGACCAGGCCACCCATCTGGGCCCAGACGCTGAGCGCACCTTGCAAACCCGCTACTTTCTGGGGGAAATTTCCCGCCAAAGCGGCCAATACCAAGCGTGCGCCAACCAGTACGAGCTGCTGGCGCAAGCGCGCCAGCGCACCAGTGGCAACCAGCATGTGCAAACGGCCGACGCCATGGCCCGGGCAGCGCTGTGTTACCAGTTTGCGGGCGAACCTGCACAAGCGGCAGCCTGGTTAGAGAAGGCCAAACAGGGTCTGCCGGCCAGCGACACACCGCCCCAGCGCACCGTACTGCGCACACTGGGAATATTGGCGCTGCTGGAGTTGGATACACAAGGCCAAGCGCAACAGGCATTGGCGCGCAGCCAGGCGCTGGTCGACGCACTGAAGCTGCCCGCCGAGACACCGGAGGCATTCGTCTTGGCGGCTTCTGTCGCCAATGCGGACCTGCAGGCCGGCAATCTGCCACAGGCCCTCCAACGCATGGAGGCCCTGAGCACATCACCCTTGTACACCCGGCTCTACATGCCACGCGCGCTGCACGCCTACCTGCTGGCGCTGGCCGGACAAACAGAGCGTGCACGCACGCTGGTAGACCAAGCCCGCAGCACACTGGCCATGCGGTACCCCGGTGGTCACCCGGCCAGTGCCACGCTCGACTATGTGCAGGCTTTGGCTACGCCACAGGCAGACACCGGTCTGGCACTGGCCCAGCTCACACGTGCCGCGGGTCGTACCCCGCGCCTGCCGCTTTCGCCAGGGTGGTTGGGGTTTTAG
- the ushA gene encoding bifunctional UDP-sugar hydrolase/5'-nucleotidase UshA yields MQTLQPLRPLLATSLVLLLAACANLGPAGSPAPDKTVAITILHTNDHHGRFWKNNDGEYGMAARKTVVDGIRAEVSAAGGYSLLLDGGDVNTGVPESDLQEAVPDFKGMNLLGYDAMAVGNHEFDKPPAVLAMQRKLAKFPMLSANIYQRGERMFAPYQMFTLGGVRVAVMGLTTEDTQKLGNPANMQDVEFRSPIQEAAKLVPELRAKADVVIAATHMGHYENGRHGIQAPGDVEMARAVKGIDLVVGGHTQNPACMRAENVLHTDYVPGTPCQPDRQNGAWIVQAHEWGKYVGRADFQYRNGSFTLVKYSLIPINLKKPVTDANGTTRLVHHTTPIAENPEMLALLQPYQQFGQAKLLVPVGSIDAKLEGDRSVVRKAPTNLGMLIGQANMDKTRSDFAVVNSGGIRDSLQPGTVTYKDVLKVQPFGNTLATLRLTGAEVLDYLNAAARMSPGAGGFPHISGVDLVITGTKVSQARIQGAPIDMNKTYQMVINNFMAVGGDGYPVMTAHSTYVDTGFVDADVLRSFITANTPLQTARFAPGNRVTYTTAPQ; encoded by the coding sequence ATGCAAACCCTACAGCCCCTGCGACCTCTACTAGCGACCAGCCTTGTATTGCTGCTGGCGGCCTGCGCCAATCTTGGCCCGGCTGGCAGCCCTGCCCCAGACAAGACCGTTGCCATCACCATCCTGCACACCAACGATCACCACGGCCGTTTCTGGAAGAACAACGATGGCGAATACGGCATGGCGGCCCGCAAGACCGTAGTTGATGGCATACGCGCCGAAGTCTCCGCGGCCGGTGGCTACAGCCTGCTGCTGGACGGTGGCGACGTCAACACCGGTGTGCCCGAGTCCGACCTGCAGGAGGCCGTGCCGGATTTCAAGGGTATGAACCTGCTGGGTTATGACGCCATGGCCGTGGGCAACCACGAGTTCGACAAGCCGCCGGCCGTGCTGGCCATGCAGCGCAAGCTGGCGAAATTCCCCATGCTGTCGGCCAATATTTACCAACGCGGCGAACGCATGTTTGCGCCCTACCAGATGTTCACGCTGGGCGGTGTGCGCGTGGCGGTGATGGGCCTCACCACCGAAGACACCCAAAAACTGGGCAACCCCGCCAATATGCAGGACGTGGAGTTTCGCAGCCCCATCCAGGAGGCGGCCAAGCTGGTGCCAGAACTGCGCGCCAAGGCCGATGTGGTGATTGCCGCCACCCACATGGGCCACTACGAGAACGGCCGCCACGGCATACAGGCCCCCGGTGATGTGGAGATGGCGCGGGCCGTCAAAGGCATTGACCTGGTGGTGGGCGGCCACACCCAAAACCCGGCCTGCATGCGCGCCGAAAACGTGCTCCACACCGACTACGTGCCGGGCACGCCCTGCCAGCCCGACCGGCAAAACGGCGCCTGGATCGTGCAGGCCCACGAGTGGGGTAAGTATGTGGGCCGCGCCGATTTCCAGTACCGCAATGGCAGCTTCACGCTGGTCAAATATTCGCTGATCCCCATCAACCTGAAAAAGCCGGTGACCGATGCCAATGGCACCACCCGCCTGGTGCACCACACCACCCCTATCGCCGAGAACCCTGAGATGCTGGCCCTGCTGCAGCCCTACCAGCAATTCGGCCAAGCGAAGCTGCTGGTGCCGGTGGGCAGCATCGATGCCAAGCTGGAAGGCGACCGATCCGTGGTGCGCAAGGCGCCCACCAATCTGGGCATGCTGATAGGCCAGGCCAATATGGACAAAACCCGCTCCGACTTTGCCGTGGTCAACTCCGGCGGCATACGCGACTCCCTGCAGCCAGGCACCGTCACCTACAAAGACGTTCTCAAGGTGCAACCCTTTGGCAATACGCTGGCCACACTCCGCTTGACGGGTGCCGAGGTGCTGGACTATTTGAATGCAGCGGCCCGCATGAGCCCAGGCGCCGGTGGCTTTCCACACATCTCGGGGGTGGACCTGGTCATCACCGGTACAAAAGTAAGCCAGGCCCGCATCCAGGGCGCGCCCATAGATATGAACAAGACCTACCAGATGGTCATCAACAATTTCATGGCGGTGGGTGGTGACGGTTATCCCGTCATGACCGCCCACTCCACTTATGTGGACACCGGTTTTGTGGACGCCGACGTGCTGCGCAGCTTCATCACCGCTAACACCCCCTTGCAGACGGCCCGTTTTGCACCTGGCAACCGCGTCACCTACACCACGGCTCCACAGTGA
- a CDS encoding PAS domain-containing sensor histidine kinase produces the protein MTTPSRRKKFRVVSRSAQRTDAALRAEQGLIVDGYAPSQMIEDLRKYQAELEVQNKALRYSQQEAEGASERFATLFSNVPLALMVVDEEGLVMASNAMALRLFQPVESDPPLHFLLPFVGPEHTDAVAVAFLHAKANSTSEVSEVVFLAGSQGTFTGDLHMARIENPQGDLAHFICAIIDQGPLLAQRHALQKSAAVLQQRNEDLLLSENRMAAIINSSLDAILCIDEERRITVFNPAATALFQCPADQALGSKLGRFLPQVEATLAGGGVSTQATLGEFAATTLLGGEIFVEISVSLERRLMPRKPSDRPVSELIARRGMQGTHGEVTTIFARDLTAAKLAEARRVTLETQLRESQKMQAMGTMAGGIAHDFNNILSAILGNVDLAKQDTATNSPALTSLQEIEKAGRRARDLVRQILTFSRNEVPKRLPIAMDDVVREAARLVRVALPPLVNLQVLMAPQTAAVLADTTQVEQALLNLCTNALLAIGSKKGSLTIELASARLAQPLSGRLGLAPGNYVTVAVRDTGNGMTPETLARIFEPFFTTREVGQGTGLGLSVVHGIMQAHQGAIDVQSVPGEGSVFTLYFPPTQEVAVPPPAEEVAPPEPIVGKGRHVMYVDDDQALVFLIARVLKRKGFTVTTFTDPQEAQVALRADAHAFDILVTDYNMPGYSGIDLLREAKLIRPDLPVALASGYVTPELEQSAIREGASALIYKPNDVSEFCETVQRLIAGGDAH, from the coding sequence ATGACCACCCCCTCCCGCCGCAAAAAGTTCCGCGTCGTCAGCCGGTCCGCACAACGCACGGACGCCGCGCTGCGGGCCGAGCAGGGCCTGATCGTGGATGGCTACGCACCATCCCAGATGATCGAGGACCTGCGCAAATACCAGGCCGAACTGGAGGTGCAGAACAAGGCCCTGCGCTACAGCCAGCAGGAGGCCGAGGGCGCGTCGGAGCGTTTTGCCACCCTGTTCTCCAACGTGCCGCTGGCACTGATGGTGGTGGACGAAGAAGGCCTGGTGATGGCCAGCAATGCGATGGCGCTGCGCCTTTTCCAGCCGGTGGAGAGCGACCCGCCGCTGCATTTTTTGCTGCCCTTTGTGGGGCCCGAACATACCGACGCCGTGGCCGTGGCTTTTTTGCATGCCAAGGCCAACAGCACCAGCGAGGTCAGCGAGGTTGTCTTTCTGGCCGGGTCGCAGGGCACCTTTACCGGTGACCTGCACATGGCCCGCATCGAGAACCCGCAGGGTGATCTGGCGCACTTCATCTGCGCCATCATCGACCAGGGCCCACTGCTGGCCCAGCGCCATGCGTTGCAAAAAAGCGCGGCTGTATTGCAGCAGCGTAACGAGGACTTGTTGCTCAGCGAGAACCGCATGGCGGCCATCATCAACTCGTCGTTGGACGCCATTTTGTGCATCGACGAAGAGCGGCGCATCACCGTATTCAACCCGGCCGCTACGGCCCTCTTCCAGTGCCCGGCCGACCAGGCGTTGGGCAGCAAGCTGGGCCGGTTTTTGCCACAGGTGGAGGCGACATTGGCCGGCGGCGGAGTGTCCACGCAAGCCACACTGGGAGAATTTGCGGCTACCACGCTGTTGGGCGGTGAAATTTTTGTAGAGATCAGTGTCTCGCTGGAACGGAGACTGATGCCCCGCAAGCCATCCGACCGGCCAGTTTCCGAATTGATTGCGCGCCGCGGCATGCAAGGCACCCATGGCGAAGTGACCACCATTTTTGCGCGCGACCTGACCGCAGCCAAGCTGGCCGAAGCCCGCCGCGTCACGCTGGAAACCCAACTGCGCGAATCGCAAAAAATGCAGGCCATGGGCACCATGGCCGGTGGCATTGCACACGATTTCAACAACATCCTCAGCGCCATCCTGGGCAATGTTGATTTGGCCAAGCAAGACACCGCGACCAACTCACCGGCCCTGACCAGTCTGCAAGAGATCGAAAAAGCGGGCCGGCGCGCACGTGACCTGGTGCGCCAGATTCTGACCTTCAGCCGCAACGAGGTGCCCAAGCGCCTGCCCATCGCGATGGACGATGTGGTGCGTGAGGCCGCCCGCCTGGTACGGGTGGCACTGCCGCCGCTGGTGAACCTGCAGGTGCTGATGGCACCGCAGACCGCGGCCGTGCTGGCCGACACCACACAGGTGGAGCAGGCCCTGCTCAACCTGTGCACCAACGCCCTGTTGGCCATCGGCAGCAAGAAGGGGTCGCTGACCATAGAGCTGGCCAGCGCCAGGCTCGCGCAGCCCCTGAGCGGGCGCCTGGGGCTTGCGCCTGGCAACTATGTGACCGTGGCCGTGCGCGACACGGGCAACGGCATGACACCCGAGACCCTGGCGCGGATATTTGAGCCCTTCTTCACCACCCGCGAGGTGGGCCAGGGCACGGGCCTGGGCTTGTCGGTGGTACACGGCATCATGCAGGCGCACCAGGGCGCCATCGATGTGCAAAGTGTGCCGGGTGAAGGCAGCGTGTTTACGCTGTACTTTCCACCCACACAAGAGGTCGCCGTGCCACCACCTGCAGAGGAAGTGGCGCCACCCGAGCCCATCGTCGGCAAGGGCCGCCATGTCATGTATGTGGACGACGACCAGGCTTTGGTGTTTTTGATTGCCCGCGTGCTCAAACGCAAGGGTTTTACCGTCACCACCTTCACCGACCCGCAGGAAGCCCAGGTCGCCCTGCGCGCAGACGCCCATGCCTTCGACATCCTGGTGACCGACTACAACATGCCGGGCTACAGCGGCATAGACCTGCTGCGTGAAGCCAAGCTGATTCGCCCCGATCTGCCGGTGGCCCTGGCATCGGGGTATGTGACCCCCGAGCTGGAGCAAAGCGCCATCCGCGAAGGGGCCAGTGCACTCATCTACAAGCCCAACGACGTCAGCGAGTTTTGCGAAACCGTGCAGCGCCTGATAGCGGGTGGCGATGCCCACTGA
- a CDS encoding DUF3617 family protein translates to MKSILHTIATTATLAASLAVPTAQAQNLKPGQYEYSTVTEVFGMKIPVNFKQCVTQKDVDTNSAYANQQGSEGCTPPEVKRKGSNITIQYTCSKPRMRGEGTGTVTEDTFTMDMRVTQFDDSSDMKGRVVQTSLSANRLGDCSK, encoded by the coding sequence ATGAAATCGATTCTCCATACCATTGCCACTACTGCTACCTTGGCTGCAAGTTTGGCCGTGCCCACGGCCCAGGCGCAGAACCTGAAGCCAGGCCAATACGAATACTCTACGGTTACTGAAGTGTTTGGCATGAAGATCCCCGTCAACTTCAAACAATGCGTGACACAAAAGGATGTGGACACCAACAGTGCCTACGCCAACCAGCAGGGTTCAGAGGGCTGCACGCCGCCAGAGGTCAAACGCAAGGGCAGCAACATCACCATCCAGTACACATGCAGCAAGCCCAGGATGCGCGGAGAAGGCACGGGCACAGTGACTGAAGACACTTTCACCATGGACATGCGGGTGACACAGTTTGATGACAGCAGCGACATGAAGGGCCGCGTAGTGCAAACCTCGCTCAGCGCAAACCGGCTGGGCGACTGCAGCAAGTAG
- a CDS encoding pseudouridine synthase, with protein sequence MPTEPGLPAEPDICVVHADTAIIVLDKPSGLLSVPGRGADKQDCLSARVQAQYADALVVHRLDMSTSGLIVMARGAAVQRALSEAFANRAVTKRYEAIVHGEVEATGNDWRVIDLPIAVDWPNRPLRVINHETGKPSVTRLQHVQFDADRNTSHVLLEPLTGRTHQLRLHLQAIGHPILGDALYAPPAVMAMAPRLLLHACALGFNHPVSGVAMQFDRPMPVSA encoded by the coding sequence ATGCCCACTGAACCGGGCCTGCCCGCGGAGCCGGATATCTGTGTGGTGCATGCCGACACGGCCATCATCGTGCTGGACAAACCCTCTGGGCTGCTGTCGGTGCCCGGCCGTGGTGCCGACAAACAAGACTGTCTGAGCGCCCGGGTGCAGGCCCAGTATGCCGATGCATTGGTGGTGCACCGGCTGGACATGTCCACCTCCGGCCTGATCGTCATGGCGCGTGGCGCGGCCGTGCAGCGTGCCCTGAGCGAGGCCTTTGCCAACCGCGCGGTGACCAAGCGGTATGAGGCCATCGTCCACGGTGAAGTCGAAGCCACAGGCAATGACTGGCGCGTCATTGACCTGCCGATTGCTGTGGACTGGCCGAATCGCCCCTTGCGTGTCATCAACCACGAGACTGGCAAGCCCAGTGTCACACGCCTGCAACATGTGCAGTTCGATGCCGATCGCAACACCAGCCATGTGTTGCTGGAGCCGCTGACCGGCCGCACCCACCAGCTGCGGCTGCACCTGCAGGCCATAGGCCACCCGATCCTGGGTGACGCGCTGTATGCGCCGCCCGCGGTCATGGCCATGGCGCCGCGTCTGCTGTTACACGCCTGCGCGTTGGGCTTTAACCACCCTGTGAGCGGTGTTGCCATGCAATTCGACAGGCCCATGCCGGTCAGCGCCTAA
- a CDS encoding energy transducer TonB — MNFIPRFVTSRFVRTAACLLALATSATYAEAPAQPYTVEVWARVLFNTDGRVAEYALVDEAQYPAQFAANVKERVSRAKIEPPQDDGKAATLRSGVRLNFQVTPAGEGGSVKIVGLSMGPIPTYRYYVGFPKDVSRSGGWEGEVQALCKVGTAGRCTAVEVTALPGIPESVRRFAKASLEEWTFEPQQLNDKPIEGEYQLRMRLNTLDDKPQDFRQDKFQKILNSR, encoded by the coding sequence ATGAATTTCATTCCCCGTTTTGTGACCTCACGCTTTGTCCGAACTGCCGCATGCCTGCTGGCCTTAGCCACATCTGCAACCTACGCCGAGGCACCCGCACAGCCCTACACCGTGGAGGTGTGGGCACGTGTGCTGTTCAACACCGACGGCCGTGTGGCGGAATACGCGCTGGTGGATGAAGCCCAGTACCCGGCCCAGTTTGCGGCCAACGTCAAGGAACGTGTGTCCCGCGCCAAGATCGAGCCACCGCAGGACGATGGCAAGGCCGCGACACTGCGCAGCGGCGTGCGGCTGAACTTTCAGGTGACACCGGCAGGCGAAGGCGGTTCGGTGAAGATTGTGGGCCTGTCCATGGGCCCCATACCGACATACCGCTACTACGTCGGTTTTCCCAAGGATGTGTCCCGCAGTGGCGGGTGGGAAGGCGAGGTCCAGGCCCTGTGCAAAGTGGGTACGGCAGGCCGGTGCACGGCCGTCGAAGTGACGGCACTGCCCGGCATACCCGAAAGCGTGCGCCGTTTTGCAAAAGCCTCGCTGGAGGAGTGGACCTTTGAGCCCCAGCAGCTCAACGACAAACCGATTGAAGGCGAGTACCAGTTGCGCATGCGCCTGAACACACTGGACGACAAGCCGCAGGATTTTCGGCAGGACAAGTTTCAGAAGATTCTGAATAGCCGCTGA
- a CDS encoding L-threonylcarbamoyladenylate synthase — protein sequence MAQFFEVHPDNPQARLLKQAVALLEKGGILAVPTDSSYALVCHLDDKGAVDNLRRIRGVDDKHHLTLLCRDLSELASYARVDNAQYRLLKSATPGPYTFILEASKEVPRRVSHPSRKTIGLRVPEHTVLQELLALYGSALLATTLIAPGEAQPMNDAHEIRERFEKVISGVIDAGACPLEPTTVVDLTDTEPQLIRQGRGDLARLGL from the coding sequence ATGGCGCAGTTCTTTGAAGTCCACCCGGACAACCCCCAAGCGCGGCTTTTGAAGCAAGCTGTGGCCCTGCTCGAAAAGGGCGGCATCCTGGCCGTGCCCACCGACTCCAGCTACGCCCTGGTCTGCCACCTGGACGACAAAGGTGCAGTGGACAACCTGCGCCGCATCCGCGGGGTGGATGACAAACACCACCTGACCCTGCTGTGCCGCGACCTGAGCGAACTGGCCAGTTATGCACGGGTAGACAACGCCCAGTACCGCCTGCTCAAGTCCGCAACACCCGGCCCGTACACCTTCATACTGGAAGCCAGCAAGGAAGTACCGCGCCGCGTGAGCCACCCCTCACGCAAGACCATTGGCCTGCGCGTGCCGGAGCACACAGTGCTACAAGAGCTGCTAGCCCTCTACGGTTCTGCGTTGTTAGCTACTACTTTGATAGCGCCTGGCGAGGCCCAACCGATGAACGACGCCCACGAGATCCGCGAGCGTTTCGAGAAAGTGATCTCCGGCGTCATAGACGCGGGTGCCTGCCCATTGGAGCCCACCACCGTGGTGGACCTGACCGATACCGAACCCCAACTGATACGCCAGGGCCGTGGCGATCTGGCCCGCCTGGGCCTATAG
- a CDS encoding 3',5'-nucleoside bisphosphate phosphatase, which produces MTPIQNADLHCHSTVSDGTLTPEAVAERARANGVELWALTDHDEVGGQARALAAAKACGMRYLTGTEISITFIGKTVHIVGLGFDATNTDLVEGLRRTRGGRDVRAMEMADGLAKVGIKGAYEGALKFVGNPELISRTHFARFLIESGVCRDTNEVFRKFLIEGKPGFVPHRWASLKDAVTWITGAGGMAIIAHPARYKFTPNEEFALFTEFKSLGGQGVEVVTGSHSVAEYSVYADTAREFGLAASRGSDFHSPDESHTELGTLPFLPANLTPVWDLLSSRIQ; this is translated from the coding sequence GTGACCCCCATACAAAACGCCGACCTCCACTGCCATTCCACGGTATCGGACGGCACCCTCACCCCCGAAGCCGTGGCCGAACGCGCCCGTGCCAACGGCGTGGAACTGTGGGCGCTGACCGACCACGACGAGGTTGGTGGCCAGGCCCGGGCCCTGGCTGCGGCCAAGGCCTGTGGTATGCGGTATCTGACGGGCACCGAGATTTCCATCACCTTCATTGGCAAAACGGTTCACATCGTCGGGCTAGGCTTTGACGCCACCAACACCGACCTGGTTGAGGGTCTGCGCCGCACCCGGGGCGGCCGCGATGTGCGTGCTATGGAAATGGCCGATGGCCTGGCCAAGGTCGGTATCAAAGGCGCTTACGAGGGGGCGCTCAAATTTGTGGGCAACCCAGAGCTGATCTCCCGCACCCATTTCGCACGGTTTTTGATCGAATCCGGCGTGTGCCGCGACACCAACGAGGTGTTCCGCAAGTTCCTGATCGAAGGCAAACCCGGTTTTGTGCCGCACCGCTGGGCATCGCTCAAAGACGCCGTGACCTGGATCACTGGCGCGGGTGGCATGGCCATCATCGCCCACCCGGCGCGGTACAAGTTCACGCCCAATGAAGAGTTTGCGCTGTTCACCGAGTTCAAGAGCCTGGGCGGCCAGGGCGTTGAAGTAGTGACCGGCAGCCATTCGGTAGCCGAATACAGCGTCTATGCCGACACCGCCCGCGAATTCGGTCTGGCCGCATCCCGCGGCAGCGATTTCCACAGCCCGGACGAAAGCCATACCGAACTCGGCACCCTGCCCTTCTTGCCAGCCAACCTGACCCCGGTGTGGGACTTGTTGTCGTCTCGCATCCAATAA
- a CDS encoding ECF-type sigma factor, translating to MQTEPVDEITPLLHAIRAGDQSAAARLYALLYPEIKRLAHSRLYAVGGVTSLNTTGLVHEGFLRMVERTGMAGESRAQFFAYVGKVLRSVVLDHLRANQAEKRGGDLVQVTLSQAESIAVDGRDNWFLLDSALEQLRALDLGLYELVELRYFAGLTVADIAKLLGVSTRTVDRDWVKAKAWLESLIESTA from the coding sequence ATGCAAACGGAACCTGTCGACGAGATTACGCCACTGCTGCACGCCATACGCGCAGGGGACCAGAGCGCTGCCGCACGTTTGTATGCATTGCTGTACCCTGAAATCAAACGCCTGGCCCATTCGCGCCTGTATGCGGTGGGCGGCGTCACCAGCCTCAACACCACCGGGCTGGTGCATGAAGGTTTTCTGCGCATGGTGGAGCGTACAGGCATGGCCGGTGAATCCCGGGCCCAGTTCTTTGCCTATGTGGGCAAGGTGCTGCGCTCCGTGGTGCTGGACCACCTGCGCGCCAACCAGGCGGAGAAACGTGGCGGAGACCTGGTGCAGGTCACGCTGTCGCAGGCCGAGTCCATTGCAGTGGATGGGCGCGACAACTGGTTTCTGTTGGACTCCGCCTTGGAGCAGTTGCGCGCGCTGGACCTGGGCCTGTACGAGCTGGTGGAGCTGCGTTATTTTGCCGGCCTGACCGTGGCCGATATTGCAAAGCTGCTGGGTGTCTCCACCCGTACCGTGGACCGTGACTGGGTGAAAGCCAAGGCCTGGCTGGAGAGCCTGATCGAGAGCACCGCCTAG